The Watersipora subatra chromosome 7, tzWatSuba1.1, whole genome shotgun sequence genomic interval aaactgaatgcatgtttaccattagtgcgaaaacatactTCTGAGAAAAATGGTGTTAAagtatgaaaaacaaaaaccgatgcacaattttgtttgcatttcaaaacgtcatagcaacaaatatcaagaagttctgatatttatctaaatttctgtatttatatccaaaaattatgctgaatttaaaaatctaaacaggtTGTAGCTGGTTGTcctagaaatagctgtatatctataagaaaatgtattacttaattttgcagatattaaaacgGCTCGGCAGTAccacgatattgggcacagccgtagtatcatcaataaaatttttagaaaataatgtctgtaacatattgcacaccatcggtcactatatacttcaatcttgtaaattcgaatgattattcttataactaaatcttataataatcttacaaaatcaaataattattcttataattaaatattgtaataatcttataagaattgttaaaaaatttcatcgtcatttcctttaatttcactgctttggatatcagttggaataccaaagtactcattataagtgtccaaagtgtcagagttatctttaaatcggcaaaaaagaaacgattacttttcagtacttctacgtttattacggaaaccttcggcaattggacaatgccatagactggtgaaatgtgcacgttttttttgtgaaatgtgcacggctttatggttctaccatctgtcgcacggctttatgggcgttttgttgaccggtcttaattttaatcaaaaaaggcttgtcaggttttaatggcgattttaggtcAAATTAACctttctatttatgtataattcgatcagatgagtaagttttagtatattgtctacacttttcaaagacttggtaacatatttaaataggtttatatgtgtttgtatcattattatacttaaacgacttcacacaaaaatggttaaatttttggATGGGATTTTGATACAGGGGTTTGGGTACGGCCGTTGAAGAATAATtctcgggagttgtgtgcaggtatgcatttatcataaagctcccaaacactcgttTCGCTTGTGATTGGTCATGGGATTAGAGCATGGGCAGCCACAGCAAAGTGCAGTAAGCAGTGCTTATACGTGCATACTGTCAAAGAATCAACTAACCAGGGAGACAAACCCGATTAGTTGGATGGCAAGTCAAAGAATCTACCTTTCACAActaaaaattcataaaattcTCTTTTCAAATCTCCTTTAAACAACAATAAGCTGTAAAGATTATGCTCACCAATTAGATATTCCATACGAGTTGGTCTTTGAAGTACGTGGTATCCCATATTATGAAGTAGCTGTTATCTAAGCAGCCGTTTCATCATGAGCAAATATTACCTAAACTAAATAACTTATTGTATTGTAACTTATAATGTACTTACATCCAATGATACCACTGAAAACTTACATCTAGTCTGATCAGTTAGTATAAATGTTAtcataaaaaatacaataaaaactcCCTATTTTCAAGTAGCCAAAATTAGGGTTTTCTCTCAAGATCGCTGTAAATAAGTCAGCGCAACTGGTAAGACAACTTCTTATGCATAAGCTTCAAAATAAACCAGCATTTTTTAAGTACCGTACAACTTTGCTAAACCGACTTTTACAATATGATAGGATCTGTGAGTATAAAATAGTTCTAGGatgttattatctatatatgACTGTAGTGTAAAAGTGCCGCCACTACAAGCAGTGGTTGAAAGGTGTAGCAAGCAGTCAATTTCATTCTCGTTTGATGGTAGACAATTGATGTCTGTTCACTCTATTCAAATGTGATGAAGAGAACAAGGGTATTATATTATTTCAGTCAGAGAAGGAGCCTGTTTGCATGCGGTGATAAACGCAtgattgattgtttttaataaaagacATGACATGGCAGTTTTCGCGGTCACTAAAAAGATTAGAGCTGTGACAATGCTATAAACTTTTTCAATAGGCCTACCTTTTACTTTTACCTTTTACAAATTACTTCACTTtagaattgttttattatattaactCTTTGCTGTAGGCAAGTGTTGTGATTGTTATTTACACAAAGAAAAATGTGATAAAAACCTATTAGTTTTTATTACATAAGATCACATTTGGTATATTCAGTAGATAAGCACTtaaagaaacgttaaaaaaacgGGTCAAAGAAAGGAATAGCACCCATTCTGGCCCTAATTCCAACTTCTCCTACAGTCTTCAGCTTAGTGAAGTTAGTTTTGTTGAGGGGATGTCAGAAGTGGTTGGTGCCAGTGGacattattttgttgaaatacacTTGCAAGATATTCGGTTGATTTTTTAGTTTAACTTTTTATGTATTGCATTGCATCTTGCTCAGCTCAAATCTCTgtttattttgaaaagtttgtaATACCAGTAAAAtctaaaatatttgcaaaacagCCGcagaaaaacatcaaaaaattaaaacgctttcaaaaattatgtttaGGTTTGCGTTATATGCTATGGACAGTTATGACCAGCGTCTAAATGCTCTTAATGCTCATGAGCTAACTACGTTTTTAGATATTAGCtatttaaaatactcaaatcgtacctccaatctgcctgaccatctaTTAAATTTCTATGTACCCAAAAAATCCACTACATCTTATACTAGACACCGACACTTTGCCAATCCACCGAGAACAGCGTTATACAAAACTGCTTAACTTTACTTCaacatttgttattatttttctgtcTCATGGTTTGAGTTGTTTGAATGGCCTTGACCGATATTAATAAAGTCCATATCTAAGATATTATCAGCTTTAGGTTTGTCACAACAGTTCAATGCTATTATACAGTTGGTAGGTAGACAGGCAGGTAAAATTCGTTAGTGCTGGTTTAACATGGCCTTtagataaaatttattttatctaaAGTCCACGTTAACGCTGAGAAAAGCagatcaaaattttataaaatgaaaaagttaTTATTCCTTATATTCAAGAAATATTGTTCTTGAATATTGATCTTCCATATTGTTGAACCATATTCAAAAACTATTGATGTGACTTTccatattgttaatatagtttGTAAAACCATCGCAGCACTAAAAGATTATACGCCCTGTTTGTTTTAGATAGTAGATAGGGCCACTAGCAGTGATAGCCGGCAGTTGCTAAATAGACACATCGAGCTACTAATTGGCAGGGTGCACAGCTGGTAAGTATTGCTCTCATTTCTCAAAAGAAGGCAACCCTTGTGCTTGTTGCTAGCAATAGAATTAAGGAACAAATCTTTATTTGCACTTGCAGAGGACAGATTAGAAAGCTAACTGAAAATGGCCACCAAAGACAAGCTGGTCTACTTTCCTCTGAGAGCCAGAGGAGAAGCTATCAGAATGCTCTATGTAGTGGCTGGACAAGAATTTGATGACACACGTATCACCGGTGATGACTTCGCAGCATACAAGCCAAGTAAGTATTGATGACTTGTTGCAATCAGTTTTCTGAATGGCAGGTGTCATCTTGTATGCAGGTTTCAGCAAACAATTCTTTGTTCATCATTAGACTAGGTGAATGTCCGGCGTTactccgggtaataaaaaaatttgcacaaaaaatttatttttgttttacatataacaacagttaccattctaacttttaaacttcatatcataaggaaaGTGTTTTgggcagttgaaataaattaagagaaaaaataaaacgactgtagacatacctgccaactctcacgcattagGCGTGAAACTCACACAATCACccgaaagaaaaaacgaaatgcgtgagaaatgcgtgagatttttgccccaatttccacaattttatatatactatcattgatacatcaattgcccaaaaaccaaatctcacgcattgccccactcttgggttggcaggcctgactGTAacggttttcaaattttgtcaaacaactgtaactttcaaacttcatgccatgaagaaaatttttaaaacataaattaaaaaacaaaataaaacaactataaaagtgttaaaatttaaatgtgaaataattagcaagtaatagcccACTAGTAAGaatgagtctgttttgctacgattacaataaaagctgattcagtaatgatacaatttatacgaactgagaaaacaaaataaaaatcttgaatatgttgaattaataataacaatttgtgcatagaagcATGTGttctataaaaaggttactgttccagcagaagctatccaccAAAACTTCGAATACGacgataccggtacctctcgatactggtatcCTACTCAAtacaaaaatgagatatcggactgtctttgtctggtactttgtctgactgaacggagaaAGAATGTAAAAGCTActcctacttgagataatacaattgttcgcCTGACAAGTATTAGCCTTTGCCGATTCAGCAAtcaaaccttacgaaaaaccggaaatagaagtgtaacggcacatttgaattTGAATTAGCACATTTAGAAATTACGAATTGAAGAAATAGGTAGTggtagcaaaaaattagtttttaaatattttcaaaaaataactaacgaatgcaaaaggtaatattagttaataattaaaagtgcacatttagcgtgtgcatacggtatacggtatatgatgaGAACTATGGAATGCTAGTTGCAATGCTTGcagttgcaatctttgtgagttcaaatctatcaCTCAgtgagcttttcattccaagattttaatagctataactggacaaaccgaagtacacacagacagacaaactttgagatttatacacATAGATGAGTTATTAGATGACTGGTAGAACGGAGAGGTTACTATTATGGTCCGTCCGTTTACACCCATAGCCTTAGCAATCACTTGAAAGGAATGACTATTGCTACATGGTGTCCCCTCCACTGCAAGGAGGTGGGCTGTTTGGGGAAAGAAGGGAAATTTGCTGGAGTGCTCTTGGAGCGAGCCGGCATCTGGCTCGCTCGCAAGTGTAATGGTATTGGACTGCTCTTgacgaaaaaataaaaatgacattcGCCACTACTCAGCGCTCTATGATTCAATTATTCAAGAACTGGGTGCCTTTTTGGTTAGTAATTACTAACAGAAGATTGAATTTTAGATGTTTGGAAATTTGGTGAAAGTAACTACTCCacatgattataataaaaaatccAAAGCATATTGACCCACAATGCCTAAACTTTACCATAATAATGATGTCACGCCATTCACAAgttgattaaaaatttattagtgGCCAGCATTTTGTAAGAATTTCCTAAGTTGTGGTTCAGTGAAGAATTTGCCGGTTGGTACAGCCACTAGTGTGTCCTGCAAGAATGACCCAAATCAATTTATTGCATAAAACCCTTGTGAGCCACAACTACACCGTCTCTGGACAAGTAGCCTAAATgtctaaaaaaatttacatgacACATGTCACTATTGTCTGTACAAATGACACAGAGATAATCTTACTTTTAGGCATTGTAGCTTGATATGCCTTAGCCTGTGTTCTAAAGAAATAATGTAGTGTGGATATTTTATTGGTCTTTTCAACTACTAGAAACTTGTTCTTTTAATAATTTCGAATGAAAGATATAAAGCTGGGGTTAGCAAAACCGAGTTGTAATCTAAAAAACGATGGTTTGGTCAACATTTTTTTACTGTTCAAAGTTTTCCTAATCTGGTGAGTGTTAGAGGGCCGATGTGCAGAGATCTTTTAATATTCCTAAAAGCTTTACCCCACATAATACTTGGATTATATTTGAGCTTCTGCAAGCTCATGTTTCAGCTAACATCTTTGACTGTCTCTGACCAAATAAGTTTATTGCAGAGACTCCATTTGGCCAGCTACCAGTTCTGGAGACCGCTGAAGGGATGCTGTGTAACTCCAATGTTATAGCGAGACACGTAGCAAGAAAACTAGGTAACTTATTTCTTGAGGTTGGATTTTGTCTTGAGCGGTCCGCAAGAATTCTCATAATGATTTTAGACACttaaatctcaaagtttctAATGGATTATTTGCTGTAAATGATTTGATGGGCACATTATGATTATGCTGTGTGCAACTCCACTGTATAGATCATGATTATCCAAGTGATCACAAGGGGTTCATAGTGCTAACAGTTTTACTAGGACAGAGGATGAAAAGGGTCAATTTAAAAATCTGAGTGAAAGAGCGTATCGGTCAAAACGATTTCTCATGCCCTAGAAGTTAAAATAGGAACCCTGCAGAATGCAGATAATGGCCAATCATGGcaaaaaagttttaacaaaaatgccATATTCTTTGCAAAATAGGGAATTTGTGAAACTGTAAACTTTAATAGTGATGTTATAGTTACAGATTTAAATCAAAAGTTTTCATTTAATTCTCTCTATCTTTATTATAtggtttaataaataaatacacatTATAAAACCTCTTAGGCAAATAGTaaaacattgcaaaaaaagacTTTTTCTTATCTACAGATTGAAAAGTATGTCCCTAGTTTTGCTCTGGTCCCTGACATTATCAGGCTTTGATCTACACTCTTTTGCAGTATGTCTATTCTCCATGATGTCCTTAGTCTCTGGGTACCAGTTGTAGTCTAAGATACAGCATTTAAAGCATGGAGCGGTGTGTCTATTCTCCATGACATCCTTAGCCTCAGAGTACCTGTTACCTGAGCGTCTAAAGCATCGAGTGCTATTCTGTCTAACACTCCTCTTCTACAAACCAATGCttatgaccttatgaccttatGACCTAGGTGATGGATCTGTAAATGATGAACCTACACATaacttttgtagattttattagaaagtatcagtacttttctatcattagggattgtttttgatgtttgaggtgatctgactgccaggttgtttcaagattaaaatcgacaaaacttgatcgtgattaaaCACTCAGAAATAGAAGTAAGTGTGAAATGAcattactagttgttatcattgcgacAGCTGATGTCAGCTATTGCTATACGTTGAAGCGTTTCACGCCTCAATTTTATAAGTctatttgcaactataaacgtcgttatcacactttcgcttgatttgAGCTTTTTAATCGAAATCAAGTTctaccaatttttattttgaaatattctGGCAATctgatcacctcaagcatcaaaaaacattcgcaaataattaaaaataccgCTATtcctgataaaatttactaaatatttggTACAAGTTTATCATTAGTTACAATAATGATGAAATTCTTGCCAGAGATAAATGTAGACATTTTGATCGGTACTAGTGAGTCATGATATTTATTAGGTGAAGGAggtaatttttaaacaaacacGCTTCCCTTCTTTATACTATGATTATTGCTCTAGGGCTAAGTGGAAAGACTCAATGGGAGGAGACTTTGCATGACCTGGTTACTGAATGCGCCCAAGATTGTATCAATATGTATGCGTTACCTAATATCTACAACTGGCTTGTCTTCAAACTTGTACCCGTTCCTGAGAACAGCGAGGAATTGTTGCAAAAAGCAAAGACTAAATGGACAAAGGTTCTTGAGTATGTTGAATCTTTGGCTGAAAAGAgaggaaaaaaatatataatcagTAACGAGGTAAGCGTGACAGTGCCAACACAGATAGTTTATTTTTAGAGTTTACCATCTGCAAATTAATTTCAAAGAAATTGTTGTTGTTTTATGCCCACTAATTTCGTCATAACTCAGAAATCATTGATTCGATCTTCATGAACCATGCATATAAAATGACCAGTAGGAAAATGTCTACACAATGAAATTAATAATGCTAGAATTGCTTCaatataaattatgttttttgagaaaaaatggTCGCCATTTTTGGTCACTATTTAGGTCATAACTTAAAAACCATTTGTTCGATCTTCATGAGCTAATCGGAAAAAATAATCAGTAAAGCATTTTCTATGCATTggtaataaaatgaaaaaattataacaatataaataaactttttCTGAACTGATTTTCAAACATTCTCAAAAAACATCCATAGAATATGTTCAAAACAATtcgaactgaaaacttttatgCTCAGTATCGCATTTAAGTATAATTTTCAAtatcattattttatatatttgtttgcAATTAGTTTGTTGTGTGCTTATTCATTAAAGATGAACCTACACaaattttttgtgcatttttcaaaaaatattggtaattttttattagttgaaattgtttgtgatgtttgagatgatctgattgttAAGATGTTTCCAGATTAacatcgataaaacttgatcatgattaAAATGCTATGAAACTAATATCCCCTGTTGCTTCCACGATGGAGCATTACATGTCTCTACCTCATCAGTCTTTatgcaactagtgatgtcataatcacactttctaTTGATCTGATTGCTTTAATCAGGATCAAGTTTATctattttaatctagaaacatcctggaaATCAgaacacctcaaacatcaaaaacaatcataaatgttttataaataccgataatttttaataaaatctactagcattttgtgtgagttcattatcAAAGCCGTAAGtgagtttggagttgtcttactaAATTGTGTAAATAGACAACTTGATGTTTTATGAGGGTCTTTTAATTGCAGCTCGGCTTAGCTGAACTGTTTCTGTTTGCGGCCATGGAATTCAGCAAAACCGGTACTCCAGACATCATGACCTTGACACCATGGGCTAAGCAGTTCACAGAGAAGGTAGCTGCTGATCCAAAGCTAACTAAATTTCTGGCTGACCGACCCGAGGCTACAGTATAAAGCATTGTTAATGAACTGAGACTAGTACATTTACTGTCAGAATATAGAGACAGTAAATTGTGTCATGAGTTACAGCATATGGTTTTATGAAGAGAGAGCAACTCCATGTGTGATTTTTTTCATTAGTTTATTCTATTTATCTTTGTTTATTTCCGCCGAGCACTTTTTGGTTGTTATCCAAAATCCCAAGTGTGGTCAAACTATACAAAATATAgaacaatcattgctctataCAAAGTTGAGTTGACTGATGCTTAATACATGCCAATTTTTATAATCATGGCAACTTTTAAAGACGGGCTTTTTGGAATTAGCCCGATTCTATCATATTTTGTATGAAAAGGTGGCAAGGTATTGCACAATGACACTGCTAGTTCAGTAAATATTTCAGAAATAACATGTAGATACCCTTGCAATTTACTGCTGTAGTGAGACAAAATATGCGTgctatttgattttaatcttaaaactaTTCAGATGTTAGCTTAGAAACATTCTGGTAACTGACATCCATAGGACATAGAATATGGTAAAACAATGTATTCTCAAATTGATTGTTAGGAATGCAAGGAACTGACAGTCAATGATTAAGCACgaatgatgacagagtgtaaaatATGCCAAAGCGAGCTGGAAAATAAAATTCCCCCATTTTCAAATATCACGCCATTCAGAATTCTTcgaaaacaaattaaataccTAATCGAACCATTGGCTATTTTTATAGCATGTGGCACACTTGTCGTGGTTGAATAATACAATTAAACAACCTGAATACACTGTAGTATTCAACTGCCCTTGCAATCCTATTCATTCCCTTACAATCGCTGGACTGTAACTAAATTTTTTGCGGTATCACATGTTTTGGTCAGCTACAAAACAAACTAGATGAaggtaaatatttttaacatataaagAAATTGCAACAATTTTTGAGCTATTGCAGAGCtggagtaaacattttgttgttCGGCTGCTGTCCATTATTGCGATTTGGTATGCTCTATCTGATTACAAAGGTTTTCCTCTAATCATTCACTGATATTCCAATTTTATGTATCATTTAACACCGATATTATGACTATTCTCCATGCTTGGATTAGTTTCCTCTATTTGTTATTGTAAACTATGATGGAAAGCACGGCTAACCAGTATTTAACACTGAGACTTATTCTTGTGTATACTAGAGGGTCTCCAGATCCAGAATTACCCACATTAACAACTTTCCATTAACTAGGATAAATACTTAAaataacacttttcattttGAGCTGAGCATCATTTTTAAGTGTTAATTGttctttttaattgtttaattgTTCTTTCATTACCAAGAATTTTTAAGCTCCAATCGTATAGAAACCAATCAAAGAAGCAGAAATCAAGTAgtaaatttttttcacattttttcatagaagtgatattctagagataactgaagaaacataatggttgCAGTataccgagtctgatagagtttatattagttatgtatatatgaatagaaaaacaaatagttttactataaagctttgtttgtggttacataaaataatattaatggtTACAtggaatagaaaaacaaatagttttactaTGATGCTCCTCTGTGCTGAGGAGAAGCTTGCTGATTTTTCTAAATTGTTCTTTCATTACCAAGAATTCTAAAGGGTTTCAAATTTCAAAAGTTTAATTAATGTGTCATTAGAAAGTAATGCTCTGTCAGTAGCAATTTTACATTTGCTGGTCAGTTAGAAATGCGCTCAGTATTTTGGTGATATCTGAGAAACTAATATTTCAATCAGTTACAAGTTTCAGAATTCTACTAAAAACATATTAGGCACAAAGTGACCAAAGTTTCGTATTCCTCCATAAAGCAGAAGTACAAACAACCACAACAAAGCTACACAGCCGAGTTCGCTCAAGCATAAGATCATGTGGGAAAGCAACTCCTCGAATTAAGTCAGGCCCAGGAATAAATGTTCATAAACATGACAACCTCAGTTCGTAACTTTCAAATTGAAGAGAGTTATCACTTTCAATATATGTAAGACAGCATGTGTAGCATACGAGTGATTCTAGGAGCACCAATATTTTCTCCTCAATTTACGTTCCTCAATCAGTATGAGATCTACTATAAAGAGTTGTGTTCTTTTTGATTATGTTGTGATCTTTAAAAGTAAATTGTTTAATTTGCAATGAAATtactaaatgtttttatatgatGTAACAATTTGGCTCCCAGTTTCGTAGATTAATAGTGCATCGCTGCCTTGTTTTTTAGAAATTGTTTcaattgcaattgttttttagtttctCAGCTGGTTGGCAAGTCAAAGACCTTCCACAACTACAAATTCATAAAATTCTCCTTTCAAATATCCTTTAAACAACAATAAGCTATAGAGAGATTATGTTCACCAACTAGATATTCCATATGGGCTGGTGTTTGAAGTAAGTGGTAACCCATATTATGAAGTGGCTGTTATCTAAGCAGTTGTTTCATCACGAGCCAATACTACGTAAACTAAACAGCTTATTGTAGTGTAAGTTATAATGTACTTACATCCAATAATACCGCTGAAAACTTAAATCTAGTCTGATCAGTTTGTATCAGTGTTATCATAAAGAATACAAAAATAACTCCTTATTTAAAGAAgccaaaattaaatttttcgcTTAAAATCACTGAAAATAAGTCAGCGCAACTTTTAGGACAATTTCTAATGTATATGCTTCAGAATATACAGGCATTTTTTAAGTACTGTACAAGTTTTCTAGACCCACTTGTACAATATGATAGGATCCGTACAGTGAGTATGAAATGGTTTTGTGATGCTATTATCTATATATGGCTGTAGTGTAAAAAGGCCGGCACTGCAAGCAGTAGTTGAAAGGTGTAGCAAGCAGCTGATTTCACTCTCGTTTGATGGTAGACAATTGATGTCTGTTTACTCTGTCCAAATATGATGAAGAGAACAAGGGTATTATATTGGTTTAGTCAGAGAAGCTGTTTGTTTGTATGCGAGGTGGGAGACGCAggattgattttttttaatagtaGATATGACACAGCAGTTTTTGCGTTCACTAAAAAAATTAGAGCTGTGACAATGCTATAAACTTTTTCAATACAAATCACTTCACTGTCAGATGAAGAACTTTCATTTagaatttttataatataataactcaTTGCCATAGGCAAGTGTTATGATtgttatttacaaaaaagtgcAATGAAAACATTTTGCCTTCTATGACATAAAGTTACAGTTGGTATATTCAGTAGTTA includes:
- the LOC137400115 gene encoding probable glutathione S-transferase 8, with product MATKDKLVYFPLRARGEAIRMLYVVAGQEFDDTRITGDDFAAYKPKTPFGQLPVLETAEGMLCNSNVIARHVARKLGLSGKTQWEETLHDLVTECAQDCINMYALPNIYNWLVFKLVPVPENSEELLQKAKTKWTKVLEYVESLAEKRGKKYIISNELGLAELFLFAAMEFSKTGTPDIMTLTPWAKQFTEKVAADPKLTKFLADRPEATV